From a region of the Desulfonatronum sp. SC1 genome:
- a CDS encoding chemotaxis protein CheX → MAPRYDVGIINPFLDAVVGVLGMMASVEVTPGKPYINRKRSAVGDVTGTIGISGTADGVMSLTLDEAVILKIVNNMLAENYTEINDEIADAVGELTNMIAGQARQDLVKEGMTLKASTPTVIIGKGHKISHITSSPILSIPFTTSEGSLVVEVSFDSTEPETA, encoded by the coding sequence ATGGCACCACGCTACGATGTCGGCATCATCAATCCGTTCCTGGACGCGGTTGTCGGTGTCTTGGGCATGATGGCCTCGGTGGAGGTCACGCCGGGCAAGCCGTACATCAATCGCAAGCGATCCGCGGTGGGCGACGTTACCGGGACCATCGGCATTTCCGGGACCGCGGACGGAGTGATGTCGTTGACCCTGGATGAGGCTGTGATTTTGAAGATCGTCAACAACATGCTCGCCGAGAACTACACGGAGATCAACGATGAAATCGCGGATGCCGTGGGCGAGTTGACGAACATGATCGCCGGCCAGGCCCGTCAGGATCTGGTCAAGGAAGGCATGACCCTCAAAGCCTCCACCCCCACGGTGATCATCGGCAAGGGGCACAAGATCAGCCACATCACCTCGTCCCCGATTCTGTCCATTCCCTTCACCACCAGCGAAGGCTCGTTGGTGGTGGAGGTTTCCTTTGACTCCACGGAACCGGAAACCGCCTGA
- a CDS encoding SagB/ThcOx family dehydrogenase produces the protein MNDDRLRAHRLFLTDHLRKQTDFSRTAQNLGLAPPPVQKPAPLEPRKITLSAPDQWPDSMGRTPLIEAIAQRESRRRYSDEELTLVELAFLLWATQGIRKMLGQGTALRTVPSAGARHSFETYLFINKVVDLAPGLYRYLPLDHALVHVRDVPDMESALARAAYGQKFVGRAAVTFVWACIPERMEWRYGLTAHRVILLDAGHVCQNLYLACEAVGAGTCAVAAYDQEEVDHLLGVDGEEEFAVYLAPVGKKGARGEE, from the coding sequence ATGAATGATGACCGCTTGCGGGCTCATCGCCTGTTCTTGACCGACCACCTGCGCAAGCAGACGGATTTTTCCAGAACCGCCCAAAACCTGGGGCTCGCCCCGCCTCCGGTACAGAAACCGGCCCCTCTCGAACCTCGAAAAATTACGTTGTCCGCTCCAGACCAATGGCCGGATTCAATGGGGCGTACGCCTCTGATCGAGGCCATTGCCCAGAGGGAGAGTCGGCGCAGGTATTCCGACGAGGAACTGACCCTGGTCGAGTTGGCCTTTCTGCTTTGGGCCACCCAGGGGATCCGCAAGATGCTCGGGCAGGGCACTGCCTTGCGCACTGTCCCTTCGGCAGGCGCCCGGCACAGTTTTGAAACCTATCTGTTCATCAATAAGGTTGTGGACTTGGCTCCAGGGCTGTATCGCTACCTGCCCCTGGACCACGCACTGGTCCATGTCCGGGACGTGCCGGACATGGAGTCCGCGCTGGCCCGGGCCGCCTACGGCCAGAAATTCGTGGGCCGGGCCGCGGTCACCTTTGTCTGGGCCTGCATTCCCGAACGCATGGAGTGGCGTTACGGCCTGACCGCCCATCGGGTCATTCTTCTGGACGCGGGCCATGTCTGCCAGAATCTCTATCTGGCCTGCGAGGCCGTGGGGGCCGGAACGTGCGCCGTTGCAGCCTACGACCAGGAAGAAGTGGATCATCTGCTGGGCGTGGACGGCGAGGAGGAGTTCGCGGTCTACCTCGCGCCGGTGGGGAAGAAGGGGGCAAGGGGTGAAGAGTGA
- a CDS encoding NAD-dependent epimerase: MKILITGAAGFIGFHTVLRLLEQGHEVVGLDNINDYYDVRVKYGRLAHSGIAESDIAVNRTIQSTVHPGYRFVRMNLEDGAGLMNLFAREKFDRVMHYAAQAGVRYSLTNPHAYMQGNFVAFLNLLEACRHHPVEHFAFASSSSVYGLNQTMPFSTRHNVDHPISLYAASKKSNELMAHTYSYLYGLPTTGLRFFTVYGPWGRPDMALFLFTKAILEGRPIDVFNHGQMRRDFTYVDDIVEGVLRVIHHAPQGNPDWDGTVPDPSSSPAPWKVYNIGNSQQVELIRFIEALEEALGKKAEKNFLPLQPGDVPATWADTADLERDLGYRPNTPVGVGIQRFVDWYRDFFRI; this comes from the coding sequence ATGAAAATACTGATCACCGGCGCCGCCGGGTTCATCGGCTTCCATACCGTCCTGCGCCTGCTGGAGCAGGGGCACGAGGTGGTGGGCCTGGATAATATCAACGATTACTACGACGTCCGGGTCAAATACGGCCGTCTGGCCCACTCGGGGATCGCGGAGTCCGACATTGCCGTGAACCGGACGATCCAGAGCACGGTCCACCCCGGCTACCGCTTCGTGCGCATGAACCTGGAGGACGGGGCCGGGCTGATGAACCTGTTCGCCCGGGAAAAGTTCGACCGGGTAATGCACTACGCGGCCCAGGCCGGGGTGCGCTACAGCCTGACCAATCCCCACGCCTACATGCAAGGCAACTTCGTGGCCTTCCTGAACCTGCTGGAAGCCTGCCGCCATCACCCCGTGGAGCACTTCGCCTTTGCCTCCAGTTCCTCGGTCTACGGGCTGAACCAGACCATGCCCTTTTCCACCCGCCACAACGTGGACCATCCCATCAGCCTCTACGCGGCCAGCAAGAAGTCCAACGAGCTGATGGCCCACACCTACAGCTATCTCTACGGCCTGCCCACCACGGGCCTGCGCTTCTTCACCGTGTACGGACCCTGGGGCCGTCCGGACATGGCCCTGTTCCTGTTCACCAAGGCCATTCTCGAAGGCCGGCCCATCGACGTTTTCAATCACGGCCAAATGCGACGCGACTTCACCTACGTGGACGACATCGTCGAGGGCGTGCTGCGGGTGATCCACCACGCGCCCCAGGGCAACCCGGATTGGGACGGGACGGTGCCCGACCCGTCCTCATCTCCGGCCCCCTGGAAGGTCTACAACATCGGCAATTCCCAGCAGGTGGAACTGATCCGGTTCATCGAAGCCCTGGAAGAAGCCCTGGGCAAGAAGGCCGAAAAGAACTTTCTGCCCCTCCAGCCCGGCGACGTCCCGGCCACCTGGGCCGACACCGCGGACCTGGAGCGCGACCTGGGCTACCGCCCGAACACTCCGGTGGGGGTGGGCATCCAGCGCTTCGTGGACTGGTATCGGGATTTTTTCCGGATCTGA
- a CDS encoding AbrB/MazE/SpoVT family DNA-binding domain-containing protein: MTTLTVTTKGQVILRKKILEHLGVEPGQNIEVDQLPGGRIEVRAARPNNTIDAFLGLLSNKTNKKVATIEEIGDAATEGWAGRP, encoded by the coding sequence ATGACAACATTAACTGTAACGACGAAAGGGCAGGTAATCCTCCGAAAAAAAATCCTCGAGCACCTTGGGGTGGAGCCGGGTCAGAATATCGAAGTCGATCAATTGCCAGGCGGACGGATCGAGGTCAGAGCCGCTCGACCGAACAACACCATAGATGCTTTTCTCGGACTGCTCTCCAATAAGACAAACAAGAAAGTGGCCACAATAGAGGAAATCGGTGATGCCGCGACCGAGGGCTGGGCTGGACGGCCATGA
- a CDS encoding 4Fe-4S binding protein — protein MLSRFLRKPGTRAYFEQFAARSDYSIWKWLHGYVYSRWPQLYIALGTGRHPLARAIKPLGALFRTPTPSDGKPGAPSPGRKTFADTYHGKVLHLDHARKLVTVNRDIDLGDLEQVVPYAAAREIVLRNPDHILALDCPCRASSPNPCVPVGVCLIVGEPFAGFIAEHHPDKSRWITQEEAQDILKAEHDRGHVHHAFFKDVMLGRFYAICNCCSCCCGAMQAHRGGTPMLASSGYVCAMDRERCVDCGLCASHCQFQAIQRRGDGWEVNAVACMGCGVCVSKCPQAALNLGRAPHRGDPLDIQEIMTRRGLS, from the coding sequence ATGCTGTCACGTTTTTTGCGTAAGCCGGGCACGCGCGCCTACTTTGAGCAGTTTGCCGCCAGATCCGACTATTCGATCTGGAAGTGGCTGCATGGGTATGTTTACAGTCGCTGGCCCCAACTGTACATCGCCCTGGGGACCGGGCGGCATCCGTTGGCTCGGGCGATCAAGCCGCTGGGTGCGCTGTTTCGAACGCCCACGCCGTCGGATGGCAAACCCGGGGCTCCCAGTCCTGGGCGTAAAACTTTTGCAGACACCTATCACGGCAAGGTGCTGCACCTGGACCACGCCCGAAAATTGGTGACGGTGAACCGGGACATCGACCTCGGGGACCTGGAACAGGTCGTCCCCTATGCCGCGGCCCGGGAAATCGTCCTGCGGAACCCGGACCATATCCTGGCCCTGGACTGCCCGTGTCGGGCATCCAGCCCCAATCCCTGCGTCCCGGTGGGCGTTTGCCTGATCGTGGGGGAACCCTTTGCCGGGTTCATCGCCGAGCATCATCCGGACAAAAGTCGCTGGATCACCCAGGAAGAGGCCCAGGATATCCTCAAGGCGGAACACGACCGCGGCCATGTTCACCATGCCTTTTTCAAGGATGTGATGCTTGGCAGGTTTTACGCCATCTGCAACTGTTGCTCCTGTTGTTGCGGGGCCATGCAGGCCCATCGGGGCGGGACGCCCATGCTGGCCTCGTCCGGGTATGTTTGCGCCATGGATCGCGAGCGATGCGTTGATTGCGGGTTGTGCGCCAGCCATTGCCAGTTCCAGGCCATCCAGCGACGGGGCGACGGATGGGAGGTGAACGCGGTCGCCTGCATGGGCTGCGGGGTCTGCGTTTCCAAGTGTCCGCAAGCCGCCCTGAACCTGGGCCGCGCTCCGCATCGGGGTGACCCCTTGGATATTCAAGAAATTATGACCCGTCGCGGCCTCTCGTGA
- a CDS encoding type II toxin-antitoxin system VapC family toxin, which translates to MRIIADTNVLVRCVVHDDKHQAAIAAKILKDAAVIAIPVPTLCEFVWVLRKVYGVADGDIAAAIRTLINTRNAELNRPAVEAGLALLTAGGDFADGVIAHEGIWLGGETFVSFDKKAVSLLTSQGKSAIDLLAGRHTTQQE; encoded by the coding sequence ATGAGGATAATCGCCGACACCAACGTCTTGGTTCGCTGCGTTGTCCATGACGACAAACACCAAGCAGCGATTGCGGCAAAAATCCTGAAAGACGCAGCCGTGATCGCGATACCCGTACCGACTTTGTGTGAGTTCGTTTGGGTGTTGCGCAAGGTCTATGGCGTCGCCGACGGCGATATTGCCGCCGCGATCCGAACTTTGATCAACACGAGAAATGCCGAACTCAACCGCCCGGCGGTCGAAGCTGGTTTAGCTTTGCTCACCGCCGGCGGCGACTTTGCCGACGGCGTTATTGCCCACGAGGGAATCTGGCTGGGGGGCGAGACATTTGTTTCTTTCGACAAAAAAGCAGTTTCCCTGTTGACGAGTCAAGGGAAGTCCGCAATCGACCTTTTGGCTGGTCGGCACACGACGCAGCAAGAATAA
- a CDS encoding NAD(P)/FAD-dependent oxidoreductase: MTETYDILVIGAGPAGYAAALEAAALGKSAALVERNLLGGTCLNRGCIPTKLFLGATAPIPAMAAQSRLRLGQGSFTVDMAALQKRKTSLLAATRQAMTKTLETAGVRLISGEAELRGPTRAVVRSADDSQTRIDFHRLILALGSSPGWPELLTPDGEAVLTSDHALDLGSVPESLAVIGAGAIGLEMAQFFQRMGSSVTLIEAAERIAPTEDPEICAQLASMLKRLGVTVRANATVSALERTADGVRVRLGAGEEVSASKVLVAVGRKPNTHFPGLETILPARKKNALEVDENLMLSEHIFAVGDCNGKTLLAHAAEDQGRFAARYAAGKISGPYAPGPIPFCIYGDPEAFRVGPTLKDAQAKNVSCTESKAQLAANPVAQAAAAPHGLVKVLWHDDTVIGVSAVGHGVLHLVTTATIMVAQGWSRSQAENLIFAHPTLDETLRYALLANQK; the protein is encoded by the coding sequence ATGACGGAAACCTATGACATCCTGGTGATCGGCGCTGGCCCGGCGGGCTATGCCGCGGCCCTGGAGGCCGCGGCCCTGGGCAAGTCCGCCGCGTTGGTGGAACGGAACCTGCTCGGAGGAACCTGCCTGAACAGGGGCTGCATCCCCACCAAGCTCTTTCTCGGGGCCACGGCTCCCATTCCCGCCATGGCGGCCCAGTCCCGCCTGCGCCTGGGCCAGGGGAGCTTCACAGTGGACATGGCCGCCCTGCAAAAACGCAAGACGTCCCTGCTCGCGGCCACGCGCCAGGCCATGACCAAAACGCTGGAAACAGCGGGAGTACGGCTGATCTCAGGGGAAGCGGAACTTCGCGGGCCGACCCGGGCCGTGGTGCGATCGGCGGACGATTCGCAAACCCGGATCGACTTTCACCGCCTGATCCTGGCCCTGGGCTCGTCACCAGGCTGGCCGGAACTTCTGACCCCGGACGGCGAGGCCGTGCTCACCTCGGACCACGCCCTGGACCTGGGCAGCGTCCCGGAGTCCCTGGCCGTGATCGGGGCCGGAGCCATCGGACTGGAAATGGCCCAGTTTTTCCAGCGCATGGGTTCGTCCGTGACGCTGATCGAAGCCGCCGAGCGCATCGCCCCCACCGAAGATCCGGAAATCTGCGCCCAACTGGCCTCCATGCTCAAGCGCCTGGGCGTGACCGTCCGGGCAAACGCGACCGTCTCCGCGCTGGAACGAACGGCGGACGGAGTCCGCGTCCGTCTCGGTGCGGGAGAGGAAGTGTCGGCATCCAAGGTGCTGGTGGCCGTGGGCAGAAAGCCCAACACTCACTTTCCGGGACTGGAAACGATTCTTCCGGCCAGGAAGAAAAACGCTCTGGAAGTGGACGAGAATCTGATGCTCAGCGAGCATATCTTTGCCGTGGGAGACTGCAACGGCAAGACCCTGCTGGCTCATGCCGCCGAGGACCAGGGCCGGTTCGCGGCCCGGTACGCCGCCGGGAAGATCTCCGGCCCCTACGCGCCGGGCCCCATCCCGTTCTGCATCTACGGTGATCCGGAGGCTTTCCGGGTCGGCCCGACCCTGAAGGATGCCCAGGCCAAGAACGTATCCTGCACCGAATCCAAGGCCCAGTTGGCCGCCAACCCCGTGGCCCAGGCAGCCGCGGCGCCTCACGGCCTGGTCAAAGTCCTTTGGCACGACGATACCGTGATCGGCGTCAGCGCCGTGGGCCACGGCGTGCTGCACCTGGTCACGACGGCCACGATCATGGTCGCCCAAGGCTGGAGCCGATCCCAGGCCGAAAACCTGATCTTCGCCCACCCCACCCTGGATGAAACGCTGCGCTACGCCTTGCTTGCGAATCAAAAATAA
- the obgE gene encoding GTPase ObgE, producing the protein MRFVDEAEVTVRSGHGGHGCVSFRREKYIPKGGPDGGDGGRGGDVQFRAEPKLLSLYDFRLKRVYEARNGQPGSGRERTGADAEDLIVDVPLGTQLFEVGEDGERRLIVDLAVPGQTIVLAKGGRGGKGNTHFKSATMRTPRFAQPGEDGEEKRIRLELKILADVGIIGLPNAGKSTLISALSAARPKIAPYPFTTLSPNLGVMQGEHGERLVLADIPGLVSGAHEGRGLGHKFLKHVERTRFLLHVLSVEEIAGPESSGDGQEGDPWAGFTLLDEELAGFDPALSRKPQLLVVNKIDLWPEDRLAWLRERAERDRPGLMLVSALEGTGLEELERRLWALLEESAGENGPVTEEQADE; encoded by the coding sequence ATGCGTTTTGTAGATGAGGCGGAAGTAACCGTGCGTTCCGGCCACGGCGGACATGGCTGCGTGTCCTTTCGGCGGGAAAAATATATTCCCAAGGGCGGCCCGGACGGTGGCGACGGAGGTCGGGGCGGAGACGTACAGTTCCGAGCCGAACCCAAGCTGCTGTCCTTGTATGATTTTCGACTCAAGCGAGTCTACGAGGCCCGTAATGGTCAGCCCGGCTCGGGCCGGGAACGGACCGGCGCGGACGCCGAGGACCTGATCGTGGATGTTCCGCTGGGGACTCAGCTGTTCGAGGTGGGCGAGGACGGAGAGCGCCGGCTGATCGTGGATCTCGCCGTTCCGGGCCAGACCATCGTCCTGGCCAAGGGCGGGCGGGGCGGCAAGGGCAACACCCATTTCAAGTCCGCCACCATGCGCACGCCCCGGTTCGCTCAACCGGGGGAGGACGGAGAGGAAAAGAGGATTCGGCTGGAACTGAAGATCCTGGCCGACGTGGGGATCATCGGGTTGCCCAACGCCGGCAAGTCCACGCTGATCTCCGCCCTGTCCGCGGCCCGTCCGAAGATCGCCCCATATCCGTTCACCACCCTGTCCCCCAATCTGGGCGTGATGCAGGGCGAGCACGGGGAGCGGCTCGTGTTGGCCGATATTCCCGGACTGGTCAGCGGGGCCCATGAAGGGCGCGGGCTGGGACACAAATTCCTGAAGCACGTGGAGCGGACCCGCTTTCTGCTGCATGTTCTCAGCGTGGAGGAGATCGCCGGACCCGAATCGTCGGGAGATGGTCAGGAGGGAGATCCCTGGGCCGGTTTCACCCTGCTGGACGAGGAACTGGCCGGTTTCGACCCGGCCTTGAGCCGGAAGCCCCAACTGCTGGTGGTGAACAAGATCGACCTCTGGCCCGAGGATCGTCTGGCCTGGTTGCGGGAGCGGGCTGAACGGGATCGGCCCGGATTGATGCTGGTTTCCGCTCTGGAGGGAACGGGCCTGGAGGAACTGGAGAGAAGACTGTGGGCCTTGCTGGAGGAGTCGGCTGGAGAGAATGGGCCAGTGACGGAGGAGCAAGCCGATGAATGA
- a CDS encoding HDOD domain-containing protein → MIRVCTEYLLPGMILAKKIPGVDGGILLESGTLLGDEQITLLKQVGFPAAYVRLPVDMDFESEAMRQAERHVRNFFIYVDPDHEALKRLFSIAVKRTAEAVLSGWEMPCESALRAKNVEHLADEFIKDVDNAAQIVRHEVGLASFPDIYFKIREILDNPKSSARDIADVVNTDVGFSAKLLKLVNSPFFGFTAKVDSVSRAVSLVGAQEISTLALGISTINYFKNIPPELMDMRTFWRHSLRCAVFAKLISAKLKLPSERHFTAGLLHDVGRLIIFKNMAYASVEALLLARSDMVPLVEAESTILDYNHAEVGELLLAEWGFPKALKDLIGHHHDPEKAASRREAAIIQLADIMANVAEISTGGMYALPGMTQEDWNLLELDERFLSQLMSMHDAHFEEITAVLL, encoded by the coding sequence GTGATCAGAGTCTGCACGGAATATCTCCTTCCCGGCATGATATTGGCGAAAAAAATTCCGGGGGTGGACGGTGGCATCCTTTTGGAGTCCGGTACCCTGCTTGGTGATGAGCAGATCACCTTGCTCAAGCAAGTCGGTTTTCCCGCCGCGTATGTGCGTTTGCCCGTGGACATGGACTTCGAATCCGAAGCTATGCGTCAGGCCGAGCGCCATGTTCGGAATTTTTTCATCTATGTCGACCCGGACCACGAAGCCCTGAAACGTCTTTTCTCCATTGCCGTGAAGCGCACGGCCGAGGCTGTACTGAGCGGTTGGGAAATGCCCTGCGAGAGCGCGCTGCGGGCCAAAAACGTTGAGCACCTCGCCGACGAGTTCATCAAGGATGTGGACAACGCCGCGCAAATCGTCCGCCATGAAGTCGGCTTGGCCTCTTTTCCGGATATTTATTTCAAGATCCGTGAAATCCTGGACAATCCCAAGAGTTCGGCTCGGGACATCGCCGACGTGGTTAACACGGACGTGGGATTTTCAGCCAAGCTGCTCAAGTTGGTGAACAGTCCGTTTTTCGGTTTTACCGCCAAGGTTGATTCCGTCTCACGGGCCGTTTCTCTGGTCGGAGCACAGGAAATTTCCACCCTGGCTTTGGGCATCTCGACCATCAACTACTTCAAGAACATCCCTCCGGAGTTGATGGACATGCGTACGTTTTGGCGGCACTCCCTGCGCTGCGCCGTGTTCGCCAAATTGATCTCCGCAAAGCTGAAGCTGCCCTCGGAGCGCCACTTTACCGCCGGACTGCTGCACGACGTCGGTCGATTGATCATTTTCAAAAACATGGCCTACGCATCGGTTGAAGCGCTGCTTCTGGCCCGGAGCGACATGGTGCCCTTGGTGGAGGCCGAATCCACGATTTTGGATTATAACCATGCTGAAGTGGGGGAACTGTTGCTGGCCGAGTGGGGGTTTCCAAAAGCCCTGAAGGACCTCATCGGTCATCACCATGACCCTGAAAAGGCTGCTTCCAGAAGAGAAGCAGCCATCATTCAGCTTGCGGACATCATGGCCAATGTCGCGGAAATATCCACCGGTGGAATGTATGCGTTGCCAGGAATGACCCAGGAGGATTGGAACCTTCTGGAACTGGACGAACGCTTTTTGTCCCAGTTGATGAGCATGCACGACGCTCACTTCGAGGAAATTACGGCCGTGCTGCTGTAG
- a CDS encoding nucleoside triphosphate pyrophosphatase codes for MFRTLTPLVLASGSPRRKELLANLGLDFSIHPALTPEPAFTPGTDPEAFALDAAKAKAREVAALQPEAVVLAADTIVVLDGDVLGKPVDSGEALAMLERLAGREHVVITGCCLLDPKNDDEQHFAVRTTVWMQNFGPEVLAAYVATGEPMDKAGAYGIQERAALLVDRIQGSYTNVVGLPLAEVVQRLLNRSIITPHRP; via the coding sequence ATGTTCCGCACCCTTACTCCTCTGGTCCTGGCGTCCGGCTCACCTCGGCGCAAGGAACTTCTCGCCAATCTGGGGCTGGATTTTTCCATCCACCCGGCCCTGACTCCCGAACCGGCCTTCACTCCCGGAACCGACCCCGAGGCTTTTGCTCTGGACGCGGCCAAGGCCAAGGCGCGGGAAGTGGCGGCGCTTCAGCCGGAGGCCGTGGTCCTGGCCGCGGACACCATCGTGGTGTTGGATGGGGACGTGCTGGGCAAGCCGGTGGATTCTGGGGAGGCCCTGGCCATGCTGGAACGGCTGGCCGGGCGGGAGCATGTGGTGATTACGGGCTGCTGCCTGCTGGATCCAAAAAACGACGATGAGCAACATTTCGCCGTGCGGACCACCGTGTGGATGCAAAACTTCGGGCCGGAGGTTCTGGCCGCCTACGTGGCCACGGGAGAGCCCATGGACAAGGCCGGGGCCTACGGCATTCAGGAGCGGGCCGCCCTGCTGGTGGACCGGATTCAAGGTTCCTACACCAACGTGGTCGGACTCCCATTGGCTGAGGTGGTCCAGCGCCTGCTAAACCGCTCGATCATTACTCCGCACCGCCCTTGA
- the topA gene encoding type I DNA topoisomerase encodes MSKDLIIVESPAKVKTIKKFLGPDYEVSASVGHVRDLPKKVLGVDETGDFAPEYEVIPGKLKVVAQLKKLAAQADQIYLAPDPDREGEAIAWHVAELIKDANPRIKRIQFNEITARAVREALEHPRTLNLDLFNAQQARRVLDRLVGYKLSPLLWQKVKRGISAGRVQSVALRLIVDRERERQVFEPKEYWVFKVKLADKSAAVIEADLWKVNGKKPDIGSADQAGELEAAVSKAPFVVESVDEKERQRQSGPPFITSTLQQEASRRFSYPAKRTMSLAQRLYEGVELGDRGIQALITYMRTDSVRTSPDAIKDVRKLILESYGPDYCPEKERYFKSRKSAQEAHEAIRPVDVTLTPEMLQAYLPRDMYQLYKLIWTRFVASQMSPARFWDTTITVAAAHTQWRAKGERLIFPGYLKVYGGGEADKNQELPTLTPKQELRLQELLKEQKFTQPSPRYSEASLIRELEEKGIGRPSTYAQIISTLLDREYVTQEERHFVPLELGYVVTDQLTAHFTRLMDVDFTAQMEESLDQVAEGGQDWVELMRRFTGEFYPVLDKAKKDMAAVKGGIDAGMPCPECAKPLVIKFGKAGAFLACSGYPDCSFTGNFTRDESGKIKTIEKLPKEEAVKVGTCPDCGGDVVLKKARTGSRFYACGSYPKCKYTKSYSTGVPCPADGCTGDLVERSSRFGKMFFSCSRYPDCTTAMPAPPVAQPCPKCDFPIMLRRHTEKRGNYLSCPVKECRHFIPVAEDFEETEGPLPDFSEPTPKKAATKAADKAASKAASKTPSDSTKPAPKRTATKKTTTKKPAAKKTTRAKKAE; translated from the coding sequence ATGAGTAAAGATTTGATCATCGTTGAGTCGCCGGCCAAGGTCAAAACCATCAAGAAGTTTCTTGGACCGGATTATGAGGTCAGCGCCTCGGTGGGTCACGTTCGCGACCTGCCGAAAAAGGTGCTGGGAGTGGATGAAACGGGCGATTTCGCCCCGGAATACGAGGTGATTCCCGGCAAGCTGAAGGTCGTGGCGCAGCTCAAGAAACTGGCGGCCCAGGCGGACCAGATTTATCTCGCCCCGGACCCGGACCGGGAAGGCGAGGCCATCGCTTGGCACGTGGCCGAGCTGATCAAGGACGCCAATCCGCGGATCAAGCGGATCCAGTTCAATGAGATCACGGCCAGGGCCGTGCGCGAGGCCCTGGAGCATCCCAGGACCCTGAACCTGGATCTGTTCAACGCCCAGCAGGCCAGGCGGGTGCTGGACCGGCTGGTGGGCTACAAGCTTTCGCCGTTGCTTTGGCAGAAGGTCAAGCGCGGCATCTCCGCGGGCCGGGTCCAATCCGTGGCCCTGCGGCTGATCGTGGACCGGGAGCGGGAGCGTCAGGTTTTCGAGCCCAAGGAATACTGGGTCTTCAAGGTCAAACTGGCGGACAAGAGCGCCGCGGTGATCGAGGCCGACCTGTGGAAGGTGAACGGCAAAAAGCCGGACATCGGCTCCGCGGACCAGGCTGGAGAGCTGGAGGCCGCGGTTTCCAAAGCGCCCTTCGTGGTGGAGTCCGTGGATGAAAAGGAACGGCAGCGTCAGTCCGGCCCGCCCTTCATCACCTCCACCCTGCAACAGGAAGCCAGCCGCCGCTTTTCCTATCCGGCCAAACGGACCATGTCCCTGGCCCAGCGCCTGTACGAGGGCGTGGAGCTGGGGGACCGGGGCATCCAGGCCCTGATCACCTACATGCGGACCGACTCGGTGCGCACCTCGCCCGATGCGATCAAGGACGTGCGCAAGCTGATCCTGGAATCCTACGGGCCGGATTATTGCCCGGAAAAGGAACGGTATTTCAAGTCCCGCAAATCCGCCCAGGAAGCCCACGAAGCCATCCGGCCCGTGGACGTGACCCTGACCCCGGAAATGCTCCAGGCCTATCTGCCCCGGGACATGTACCAGCTCTACAAGCTGATCTGGACCCGCTTCGTGGCCTCGCAGATGAGCCCGGCTCGGTTCTGGGACACCACCATCACCGTGGCCGCGGCCCACACCCAGTGGCGGGCCAAGGGCGAACGGCTGATTTTTCCCGGCTATCTCAAGGTCTACGGCGGAGGGGAGGCGGATAAGAACCAGGAACTGCCCACCTTGACCCCGAAGCAGGAACTGCGGCTCCAGGAACTGCTCAAGGAACAGAAGTTCACCCAGCCGTCGCCGCGCTACAGCGAGGCCTCGCTGATCCGGGAGCTGGAAGAAAAGGGCATCGGTCGGCCCTCCACCTACGCCCAGATCATCTCCACCCTGCTGGACCGGGAGTATGTCACCCAGGAAGAGCGCCACTTCGTGCCCCTGGAACTGGGCTACGTGGTCACGGATCAACTGACCGCGCATTTCACCCGGCTGATGGACGTGGATTTTACGGCCCAGATGGAAGAGTCCCTGGACCAGGTGGCCGAGGGCGGCCAGGATTGGGTGGAGCTGATGCGCCGGTTCACGGGCGAGTTTTATCCCGTCCTGGACAAGGCCAAGAAGGACATGGCCGCGGTGAAGGGCGGGATCGACGCCGGAATGCCCTGCCCGGAATGCGCCAAGCCCCTGGTGATCAAGTTCGGCAAGGCCGGAGCCTTTCTGGCCTGCTCCGGGTATCCGGACTGCTCGTTCACCGGCAACTTCACCCGGGACGAGTCCGGAAAGATCAAGACCATCGAGAAGCTGCCCAAGGAAGAGGCGGTCAAGGTCGGCACCTGCCCGGACTGCGGCGGGGACGTGGTCCTGAAAAAGGCCCGCACCGGAAGCCGGTTCTATGCCTGCGGCTCCTACCCCAAGTGCAAGTACACCAAATCCTACTCCACCGGGGTGCCCTGCCCGGCTGATGGCTGCACCGGCGACCTGGTGGAGCGCAGCTCGCGCTTCGGCAAGATGTTCTTCTCGTGCAGCCGCTACCCGGACTGCACCACGGCCATGCCCGCCCCCCCGGTGGCCCAGCCCTGCCCCAAGTGCGACTTCCCGATCATGCTCCGCCGCCACACGGAAAAGCGCGGCAACTACCTGTCCTGCCCGGTCAAGGAGTGCCGCCACTTCATCCCGGTGGCCGAGGACTTCGAGGAAACCGAAGGCC